In the Anastrepha obliqua isolate idAnaObli1 chromosome 1, idAnaObli1_1.0, whole genome shotgun sequence genome, one interval contains:
- the LOC129253465 gene encoding beta-1,4-galactosyltransferase 7 isoform X2, protein MIQMGTINWLFVCGLAFCIGGIVVLSFMPLGSDCICPLSRGRAKPNTELREVPVSVQEAAPKPEHKLAVLVPFRDRFEELLQFVPHLTKFLKRQDIEHKIFLLNQVDRYRFNRASLINVGFRFTSSVYDYIAMHDVDLLPLNEALIYKYPSAAGPHHIAAPELHPKYHYETFVGGILLVRCEHFELLNGMSNNYWGWGLEDDEFYVRIRDAGLKVTRPDNINTGVNDTFRHIHNRYHRKRDTQKCFNQKEVTRKRDRVTGLNTLNYKILHVQELAVDGISITVLNILLECDLKETPWCDCSGTAVAASAVST, encoded by the exons ATGATACAAATGGGAACCATCAACTGGTTGTTCGTGTGTGGTCTAGCATTTTGCATCGGTGGAATTGTTGTATTGAGTTTTATGCCACTAGGGTCAG ATTGCATTTGCCCATTGAGCCGTGGGCGGGCCAAGCCGAATACAGAGCTGCGTGAAGTGCCCGTTAGCGTACAAGAAGCAGCACCAAAGCCAGAACACAAGCTAGCTGTACTGGTACCGTTTCGAGATCGTTTCGAAGAGTTACTTCAATTCGTGCCACACCTGACAAAGTTCCTTAAACGCCAGGATATTGAACACAAAATATTTCTACTTAATCAAGTCGATCGATATCGCTTTAATCGTGCCTCACTTATTAATGTCGGTTTTCGATTTACGAGCAGTGTTTATGACTACATTGCCATGCACGATGTAGACTTATTGCCTTTGAATGAAgcattaatttataaatatcccTCCGCCGCGGGCCCACACCACATTGCTGCACCTGAATTACACCCGAAGTATCACTATGAAACATTTGTCGGTGGAATTTTACTGGTGCGTTGTGAACATTTTGAACTGCTCAATGGTATGTCGAATAATTACTGGGGCTGGGGATTGGAGGACGATGAGTTTTATGTCCGCATCAGAGATGCTGGTCTGAAAGTGACACGACCAGACAATATTAATACTGGTGTCAACGACACATTTAG GCATATACATAATCGTTATCACCGTAAGCGAGACACTCAAAAATGTTTTAACCAGAAGGAAGTGACTAGAAAGCGTGATCGTGTAACCGGTCTCAATAcgcttaattataaaatattacatgtTCAGGAACTCGCTGTCGATGGCATTTCCATAACCGTTTTAAATATATTGCTCGAATGCGATCTGAAAGAGACACCTTGGTGCGACTGTTCGGGTACCGCGGTAGCGGCTTCTGCGGTGTCAACATAA
- the LOC129253465 gene encoding beta-1,4-galactosyltransferase 7 isoform X1, whose translation MIQMGTINWLFVCGLAFCIGGIVVLSFMPLGSGNATNIQKITINILSFLSKDCICPLSRGRAKPNTELREVPVSVQEAAPKPEHKLAVLVPFRDRFEELLQFVPHLTKFLKRQDIEHKIFLLNQVDRYRFNRASLINVGFRFTSSVYDYIAMHDVDLLPLNEALIYKYPSAAGPHHIAAPELHPKYHYETFVGGILLVRCEHFELLNGMSNNYWGWGLEDDEFYVRIRDAGLKVTRPDNINTGVNDTFRHIHNRYHRKRDTQKCFNQKEVTRKRDRVTGLNTLNYKILHVQELAVDGISITVLNILLECDLKETPWCDCSGTAVAASAVST comes from the exons ATGATACAAATGGGAACCATCAACTGGTTGTTCGTGTGTGGTCTAGCATTTTGCATCGGTGGAATTGTTGTATTGAGTTTTATGCCACTAGGGTCAGGTAATgctacaaatatacaaaaaataacaataaatatattgtCTTTTCTCTCCAAAGATTGCATTTGCCCATTGAGCCGTGGGCGGGCCAAGCCGAATACAGAGCTGCGTGAAGTGCCCGTTAGCGTACAAGAAGCAGCACCAAAGCCAGAACACAAGCTAGCTGTACTGGTACCGTTTCGAGATCGTTTCGAAGAGTTACTTCAATTCGTGCCACACCTGACAAAGTTCCTTAAACGCCAGGATATTGAACACAAAATATTTCTACTTAATCAAGTCGATCGATATCGCTTTAATCGTGCCTCACTTATTAATGTCGGTTTTCGATTTACGAGCAGTGTTTATGACTACATTGCCATGCACGATGTAGACTTATTGCCTTTGAATGAAgcattaatttataaatatcccTCCGCCGCGGGCCCACACCACATTGCTGCACCTGAATTACACCCGAAGTATCACTATGAAACATTTGTCGGTGGAATTTTACTGGTGCGTTGTGAACATTTTGAACTGCTCAATGGTATGTCGAATAATTACTGGGGCTGGGGATTGGAGGACGATGAGTTTTATGTCCGCATCAGAGATGCTGGTCTGAAAGTGACACGACCAGACAATATTAATACTGGTGTCAACGACACATTTAG GCATATACATAATCGTTATCACCGTAAGCGAGACACTCAAAAATGTTTTAACCAGAAGGAAGTGACTAGAAAGCGTGATCGTGTAACCGGTCTCAATAcgcttaattataaaatattacatgtTCAGGAACTCGCTGTCGATGGCATTTCCATAACCGTTTTAAATATATTGCTCGAATGCGATCTGAAAGAGACACCTTGGTGCGACTGTTCGGGTACCGCGGTAGCGGCTTCTGCGGTGTCAACATAA
- the LOC129253466 gene encoding ER membrane protein complex subunit 6 has protein sequence MSSKANTKAGEIIAYSEAAIRGNISAVEYCRTSMAALSGCAAGILGLNGLLGFLFYFVSVFVLWLLVLAKSGTQWRKFFINRQSLLTNNFMGGLCTYVLFWTFLYGMVHVY, from the exons atgaGTAGCAAAGCGAATACCAAAGCTGGCGAAATAATCGCTTATAGTGAAGCAGCTATACGTGGAAATATTTCTGCTGTGGAATATTGTCGCACTTCCATGGCTGCTCTATCCGGTTGTGCTGCTG GCATTTTGGGACTAAACGGCTTGCTTGGATTCCTCTTCTATTTCGTGTCAGTGTTTGTGTTGTGGCTGCTGGTGTTGGCGAAATCTGGTACTCAATGGCGCAAATTCTTCATCAATCGCCAAAGCCTTCTCACCAACAACTTCATGGGcggcttatgtacatatgttttgtTCTGGACATTCCTTTATGGCATGGTGCATGTGTATTAA